The sequence ATTTATTCCAGCAACACATTACTTGATAAGGTATTCTACTTTGAATTAGTTCTTTTCTCCTTTCTCACAGGTAACAATGATATGCATCTGAAGAACTTTTCGATGATTGAAAGTCCTTCAGGTTGGGTACTGGCACCTGCTTATGATTTATTAAATGTTGCAATCGTATTGCCGGAAGATAAGGAGGAACTTGCTCTGACATTGGTTGGGAAAAAAAAGAAGTTGAAACGAGAACACTTCGAACAATTAGGCGAGGATTTGGAGCTTACGGGAAAACAGATCAAAGGAGCATTTCGAAGGATGATCAAATACAAGCCAAGTGCATTTAGATGGATTGATCGTTCATTCCTGTCTGATGACATGAAAACTGCCTATAATGAGGTTCTTGACTCAAGGTATAGACAATTAGGACTGATTGAATAACGGCACACTATAATACGGCAGTAAATGTATTTTATTGCCGGTAAATTGATTTCATAATATGTCGCACCTACAGTGTATTAAACTTCAGGGCGCAGTTCAGGGCAGCGAAGCCCTGGTGGTACCAAATACCCGGAGCCATGCGACGGGGATTTGGCAGGGTGAGCTGCCCGGTCCCGACACCGCCAGGTGTCGGGAGAACCTCGCCCTGAAAAAGACTTTTTTGTTTACTTTTTTGGTCACAAAAAAGTAAAAGAAATTTATGCGGCCCTGCGGCCGGGGAGCAGAAAAAGAGTCATACTTTAGATAATATTACCTTTAGCAGAAGAATAAAAAGTACATTAAAATTATTTATGAGAGGAAAATTTTGCGAAAAGTACCGGAAAGTGGTACCGATCGCAAAAAATTACTTTCTTTAAACCAACGTTTGGTTTAAAATCAGTTTCGAAATTTCAATAAAAACTTTAAACCATATTTAAACCGCAGGTAAACTGCATATGTTTTTAGAAAATAAAAAACCCTGAAATCTTTAGTATTTCAGGGTTTCAGGGGGTGGGGTATACAGGGATCGAACCTGTGACTTCATGTCTGTGAAACATGCGCTCTGAACCGGCTGAGCTAATACCCCGAGGCGGGTGTGCGTGTCAGTGTGGGTGTGAGTTTGGGGGCAAAAGTACGAAGTTTTAGTAAAATGGCATTGTTGGAGCAAAAATAATAATTTTGCAGCCGATTCGAAAATCCAATGCTGTATTTGAGGTCTATGCGATCAAAACCAACAGAAAAGCAAAGCCATCCATTTATGAAAACTGTGAGCTACTCCGGACTTGCTCTGGCCACTGTGATCCTGGTTTCCCTTTTGCCGGCCTGCAAACAAAAGCCGGTCACAACTGCCGGAAAGAATGAAAGCTTTAAAAACAAGATAAACCTCCGGAGCATCGACAGTGTTTTTGATTTTTCTGTCCGGAACAATGACATTCCGGGTGGTGTGATGCTTGTTGCAAAGCAAGGTGAGATCGTTTACTGGAATTCATTTGGTTACAGGGATAAGGAAGCTCAGGAGCCGATGCAGAACAATGATATTTTCAGGCAGACTTTTATGACCATACCCGTTACCACTGTTGCTTTAATGATCCTGTACGATGAGGGCAGGTTTTCGATGGACGACCCGGTTTCGAAATATATTCCGGAGTTTTCCGATCCAATGGTGATGAAACTGTCGACGGAGGTTGATGCAGGCGGGGTACCCTCATCCTATACCCTGGAACCGGCAACTCAGGAGATCACCATCCGGCATTTGTTGAACCAGACGTCGGGATTGACCTATGATTTTTATAACCAGCCCTTTATCTCCGATCTTTACCGTAAGGCGGGGATGTCCAATGGCTTGATCCAGACACAGGGTACCATTGGCGATATGGTTAAAAAACTTGCCGGACTTCCGCTGTATTTTAATCCGGGCGAACGCTGGCACCTGGGGATGAATGCCGATGTAGTGGGCTACCTGGTGGAACTCCTTGCAGGGCAAACCTTTGAAACATTTCTGTCCCAACGTATCTGCGAACCACTGGGGATGCACGACACCTATTTTTTCGTTCCCGCCGAAAAAGCGGAAAGGATTGCCTCACTCTATCACCCGCAGACTGACGTTTCCCTTTACAAATATGCACCCGAGGACCAAAATTTCCAGGGATTAACCTTTACACCCGTGTTAAATCCTGATGGACCGCTGACCTATTTTTCCGGTGGAGCGGGACTGTATTCGACCGCCTTTGATTATTGGCGTTTTTTACAGATGTTGCTCAACCAGGGTGAGCTTGATGGCGTTCGCATTCTGAAATCCGAAACGGTTGAGATGATAACCACCCATCAGTTGGGAGACATGGAATTTTTTGCTCCCGGTATTTCGTATGGCTTTGGCTTTTACGTCCAGACCCAGCCCATTGAAGGGATGAAAGGATCCTCTGCCGGCTCGTTCAGCTGGAGTGGCATTTTCAATACATCCTGCATGGTTGATCCTCCCCTGCAGATGATCTATGTGGTGATGTGCCAGCATTTCCCAATCGGTAATTTTGAGGTGAGGGACAAAGTGGACAGGTTCATTTATCATGATATTCTGCCATAGGGCTGAAACGATCCGGTTTGAAGCTATCAGAGGGAATCATCCGCCAGATAAGAGCATACCCGGCAAATAAAAGAATGCAATGAAGGTGAAACGCTCAAACGATGAAGGGGCTGTCGCCGGTTGCTCGGCAGCCCCTTCATCGTTTCGTGGGAGTTAGTGGATTCGAACCACTGACCTTCTGCTTGTAAGGCAGACGCTCTGAACCGACTGAGCTAAACTCCCGGAAGTGCGTTTGGGTGTGCAGGTGTTGAGAATTGGGCTGCAAAATTATACATTTTCCGCAATGTTGTACCAATGGATGGATTAATTTGGCAGGGAAAGTTTGATGTGAAAAAAATCCAATGCAAACCCACCCACCGAAATTACTTCATCAGTGGTACACGAACAGGAAGACTGCCTGGCTCACCAGAAACAGTCCATTCAAGGCGGTTAACGATTATCTATAGCGTAATCACCTCGAAGGTGATCTTGGCATTCACCCGGTACTCGGCGACCTCATTGTTTTTGACCACCACGCTCATCTCCTGGATGTAGACCGAACGGATTTCCTTGACCGTCTGTGCGGCTATTTTTACCGCCTGCTTTGTCGCATCTTCCCAGCTTTCTTTCGAGGATGCCAGCACTTCAATGACTTTTAATATGGCCATGTCGTATATTTTAGGTTAGTATCATTTCTTCCGTCCAATCGCGGACCAGTACAAAGTTATAAAAAACAGTTGTGTAATTAAAATAATTTAATTTCACCGGTACTTTCTTTGACTGCCTGAATACTTCAGTAAACCGATAAGCTCACTTAAACGAATCCCGGAGTCCTTTCAGAGGGGCCTGGCCAGGAAATAGATCTTCGCTGCTTTTGTCACGATCTCAATCTTATCAAGGCAGTCAAACGTGTCGGCTCCAATCGTGATCACCCCGTGCTTGGACCAAAGGATCAGGTCGTGCTGTTGCAGTGATGCGACCGTGGCCCTGGCAATCTCGCAGGATCCGGGTTGCAGATAGGGGACAAGCCCAACCCCTCTGGGAAGCAACGTGTTCATTTCCAGGAGAGCGGATCCAAGGACCTGGTTCAGAACGGTTTCACTGTTGATCTTCTGGTCCAGGGTGAGCGCAATCAGTTCATTGACATGGGTATGCAGGATGGCTTGTTCCTGCCTTCCGGCGGATATCAGGGATTCATGAATGGCCAGATGCGTGCAGAATTCAGAAGTGGGTCTTAAGGAAGTGTCAATCTCCTGTCGGATGGGAAGGTGAATATAGGATGCACCGTCATCCGATATTCTGATCAGCAAAAGGTTCATGAGCGGCTGCCTGGCGAGATTACGCATACGGGTAGTGGCACTGCTGATCAGGAAATCGTGCCCGGCAAGGGCTTTGTAAGCTCCCGGCAAGGGGTAGGCGACAAATGAAGACAGCGGTTTTTCAGGTTCTGTACCCGGGCTTCCGGTGACATTAACGGAAACATTGCCTGCCTTGCCCTCAGCCCAGCCTCTTTCTTCGAGAACAAGGGCGATCGCTGCGATATCTTCCAGTACTTTTCTCATGGCACCTCTTATTCATTTCTTAAGTGAAACAGTTGTCATCTCATTGTTTTGGCCGGTATTCTTTCAGATTGGCAGGAAGAAAAACCTGGATGAGTGATCTAAATTTTGTGTGAAATTATTCATTTCCTGCATAAGGTCATCCGATGATTTTGAAATTTGCTGATGTTCCTGAAAAATTTATCCTTCGTTTGAACCAGAGAAGACAGGGGAATGCTATAAATTTGCTTTTTGTGCTGCTGCAACATAACGACCTGATTGAAAATTTCAAACCGACATACGATCCTGTTCCTTGTCTCGCTGGCTCTGTTTCT comes from Bacteroidales bacterium and encodes:
- a CDS encoding dodecin family protein — encoded protein: MAILKVIEVLASSKESWEDATKQAVKIAAQTVKEIRSVYIQEMSVVVKNNEVAEYRVNAKITFEVITL
- a CDS encoding serine hydrolase domain-containing protein; protein product: MKTVSYSGLALATVILVSLLPACKQKPVTTAGKNESFKNKINLRSIDSVFDFSVRNNDIPGGVMLVAKQGEIVYWNSFGYRDKEAQEPMQNNDIFRQTFMTIPVTTVALMILYDEGRFSMDDPVSKYIPEFSDPMVMKLSTEVDAGGVPSSYTLEPATQEITIRHLLNQTSGLTYDFYNQPFISDLYRKAGMSNGLIQTQGTIGDMVKKLAGLPLYFNPGERWHLGMNADVVGYLVELLAGQTFETFLSQRICEPLGMHDTYFFVPAEKAERIASLYHPQTDVSLYKYAPEDQNFQGLTFTPVLNPDGPLTYFSGGAGLYSTAFDYWRFLQMLLNQGELDGVRILKSETVEMITTHQLGDMEFFAPGISYGFGFYVQTQPIEGMKGSSAGSFSWSGIFNTSCMVDPPLQMIYVVMCQHFPIGNFEVRDKVDRFIYHDILP
- the rhaD gene encoding rhamnulose-1-phosphate aldolase, whose product is MRKVLEDIAAIALVLEERGWAEGKAGNVSVNVTGSPGTEPEKPLSSFVAYPLPGAYKALAGHDFLISSATTRMRNLARQPLMNLLLIRISDDGASYIHLPIRQEIDTSLRPTSEFCTHLAIHESLISAGRQEQAILHTHVNELIALTLDQKINSETVLNQVLGSALLEMNTLLPRGVGLVPYLQPGSCEIARATVASLQQHDLILWSKHGVITIGADTFDCLDKIEIVTKAAKIYFLARPL